In Rhodococcus pseudokoreensis, the DNA window CCCCCACCGCAGGCATCCTCGCCGGACCCGCGGAGAGCCGGATGATGACCGAGTTCGCAGGCCCGGCGAACTTCACATCCGCGTTCAACGCCGCGGGCACCCCCGCCGCGTCGGTCAACTGCGGCTTCTCGGAGAACGGAAGGCCGATCGGCCTGCAGATCGCCGCCGATCGACGACAGGACCTGACCGTTCTCCGGGTCGCCGCGTGGTACGAGGCACACCGCGGTCCCGAGGCGACACCGCAGTGGAATTCCCTCGACTGATCACCCATCGACCTCTCCTTCGACCGATAGGACGGACATGAGCACCACCCACGACCTCGCCCGACTGATCGACGAGCTCGCACCCCGATACACCGCACTCAGCGATGCCATCTGGGATGATCCCGAATTGCGTTGGGAAGAAACAGCATCAGCAGAGAGGCACATCGAGCTGGCACGCGCGGAAGGATTTCGCATCACCCCGGCGATCGGCGGTGTGCCGACAGCGTTCAGCGCGGAAGCCGGTTCCGGTGAGCCCGTCATCGCCGTCCTCGGCGAATACGACGCGCTCGCCGGCCTCAGCCAGGAGTCCGGCAACCCGGAACGCACCCCGGACCCGGCCAACACCTCGGGCAACGGCCAGGGCTGCGGTCACCACCTCCTCGGCGCCGGGTCTCTCCTCGCCGCCACCGCCGTCAAGCGCTACCTGGAGGAGAACGGGCTGCCCGGAACCGTCCGCTACTACGGATGCCCGGCCGAGGAAGCCGCAGCCGGAAAGACCTTCATGGTCGCGGCAGGCGCCTTCGACGACGTCGACGCGTCGATCTGCTGGCACCCGGGCGACAGCACCCTCGTACAGCGGGACCACACTCTCGCGTACATGCAGTCGTACGTGCGTTTCACGGGCCTCGCCTCGCATGCCGGGGCGTCACCGGAACTCGGCCGCAGCGCGTTGGACGCACTCGAACTGATGAGCGTGGGCGTCAACTTCCTGCGCGAGCACATGCTCTCCGACTGCCGCATCCACTACGCGATTCTCGACGGCGGCGGCCGCTCGGCGAATGTCGTCCAACCGTACGCCGAGGCGTACTACGTCGTCCGGGCACCGAATGTCCGGGAGATGCGCGCGTTGTTCGAGCGGGTTCGCAAGATCGCCGAGGGCGCCGCCCTGATGACCGAAACCACGGTGGAAATCGAGGTCGACGGCGGCTCCTCGAACCTCCTCGGCAACGTAGTACTGGAAACGTCGATGCAGGACACGCTCCTCGAACTCGGGCCGGTGCCGTTCGACGATCAGGATCTCGCCACGGCGCGACAGTTTCTGACCGACAAGCCGCTCGACATGTTCGGCACCCGAATCGAGGAGGGTGACAGCCCTCTTCACGACGGTGTGATCACGTTCGACGCCGGCGCGCCCCGGCGAGTGCTCACGGGGTCGACCGACGTCGGCGACGTCAGCTGGGTCACGC includes these proteins:
- a CDS encoding M20 family metallopeptidase, with translation MSTTHDLARLIDELAPRYTALSDAIWDDPELRWEETASAERHIELARAEGFRITPAIGGVPTAFSAEAGSGEPVIAVLGEYDALAGLSQESGNPERTPDPANTSGNGQGCGHHLLGAGSLLAATAVKRYLEENGLPGTVRYYGCPAEEAAAGKTFMVAAGAFDDVDASICWHPGDSTLVQRDHTLAYMQSYVRFTGLASHAGASPELGRSALDALELMSVGVNFLREHMLSDCRIHYAILDGGGRSANVVQPYAEAYYVVRAPNVREMRALFERVRKIAEGAALMTETTVEIEVDGGSSNLLGNVVLETSMQDTLLELGPVPFDDQDLATARQFLTDKPLDMFGTRIEEGDSPLHDGVITFDAGAPRRVLTGSTDVGDVSWVTPTVQCTTACVSRGTPAHSWQLVAQGKLPAAHKGMVHAAKVMAGSAMNLLTDASLLKLAKEEFLERTTKHPYDSPLADGVIAPPLR